Proteins co-encoded in one Amblyraja radiata isolate CabotCenter1 chromosome 24, sAmbRad1.1.pri, whole genome shotgun sequence genomic window:
- the dcaf8 gene encoding DDB1- and CUL4-associated factor 8, whose translation MADKKEELDVKSDLNSGSLCSSPGDTEETRENSSGIEVEASDLSLSLTGEEQMMEAEVGDRASRAGAGDGGRRQAERDSSDEHDTESLGDTGTYSIEEEEEDEEEDDEEEERKMQEGRVEIPSHLRRRGPKRGASSEAEREQDSSEEEAALERWVNSEVEALPLPTWCPAPALGGRAIGRDPRAFMYRACGARAFVERFRLQHGLERHTGCVNTLHFNRRGTWLASGSDDLKVVIWDWARRKPVLEFDSGHKSNVFQAKFLPNSGDSTLAMCARDGQIRVAELSATECCKSTKRVAQHKGSAHKLALEPDSPCTFLSAGEDAVVFTIDLRQERPASKLVVTKEKDKKVGLYTIYVNPSNTHQFAVGGRDQFLRIYDQRKINQNENNGVLKKFCPHHLVNSDSKANITCLVYSHDGSDLLASYNDEDIYLFNSFHSDGADYVKRYKGHRNNATVKGVNFYGPKSEYVVSGSDCGHIFLWEKLSCRIVQFMEGDKGGVVNCLEPHPHLPVLATSGLDHDVKIWAPTSEAGNGLSGLTEVIKRNKRERDEDCLRHTELFDSHMLWFLMHHLRQRRHRQRRREPISAPEDESDDTSSSSETSDEEEDGPDRVQCMPS comes from the exons GCAGCTTGTGCAGCAGCCCAGGAGACACAGAGGAGACCCGGGAAAACTCGTCTGGTATCGAGGTGGAGGCATCTGACCTGAGCCTCAGCCTAACTGGGGAAGAGCAGATGATGGAAGCGGAGGTGGGGGATCGTGCCAGCCGGGCAGGAGCCGGGGACGGGGGCCGGCGGCAGGCCGAGCGAGACAGCTCTGACGAGCATGACACAGAGTCCTTGGGAGATACGGGCACATACTCcatcgaggaggaggaggaggatgaagaggaggatgatgaggaggaggagaggaagatGCAGGAGGGCCGGGTGGAAATCCCCAGCCACCTGCGCCGGCGTGGTCCCAAACGTGGAGCAAGCAGCGAGGCAGAGCGGGAGCAGGACTCCTCCGAGGAAGAGGCAGCCCTGGAGCGCTGGGTGAACTCCGAGGTGGAAGCCCTGCCCCTCCCCACCTGGTGCCCAGCCCCCGCTCTGGGGGGGCGAGCCATCGGCCGGGACCCCCGGGCTTTCATGTATCGGGCCTGCGGGGCGCGGGCCTTCGTAGAGCGCTTCCGCCTGCAGCATGGCCTGGAGCGTCACACCGGCTGTGTCAACACCCTGCACTTCAACCGTCGTGGCACCTGGCTGGCCAGCGGCAGTGACGACCTGAAGGTGGTCATCTGGGACTGGGCCCGACGGAAGCCTGTCCTGGAGTTCGACAGTGGCCACAAGAGCAATGTCTTTCAG GCCAAGTTCCTGCCGAACAGTGGGGACTCCACGTTGGCCATGTGTGCCCGTGATGGTCAGATCCGTGTCGCTGAGCTATCCGCCACTGAGTGCTGCAAGTCCACGAAGCGAGTAGCGCAGCACAAGGGCTCCGCGCACAAG TTAGCGCTTGAGCCGGACTCTCCCTGCACCTTCCTATCGGCTGGGGAAGATGCCGTGGTCTTCACCATCGACCTGCGCCAGGAGAGGCCGGCATC GAAACTGGttgtcaccaaggagaaggacaagaAGGTGGGCCTCTACACCATCTATGTCAACCCTTCCAACACGCACCAGTTCGCTGTGGGAGGCCGGGACCAGTTCCTTAG GATCTACGATCAACGTAAAATAAACCAGAATGAAAACAATGGTGTCCTGAAAAAGTTCTGCCCCCATCACTTG GTTAACAGCGACTCAAAAGCCAACATCACCTGTCTGGTCTACAGCCACGATGGCTCAG ACTTGTTGGCGAGTTACAACGATGAGGACATCTATCTCTTCAATTCATTTCACAGTGACGGAGCTGACTATGTCAAGCGCTACAAAGGTCACCGGAATAACGCCACAG TGAAAGGCGTGAACTTCTATGGGCCGAAGAGCGAGTATGTGGTGAGCGGCAGTGACTGCGGCCACATCTTCCTGTGGGAGAAGCTGTCGTGCCGGATTGTGCAGTTCATGGAGGGCGACAAGGGGGGAGTG GTGAACTGCCTGGAGCCGCACCCACATCTGCCTGTCCTGGCCACCAGCGGCCTCGACCATGACGTCAAGATCTGGGCCCCCACCTCGGAAGCGGGCAACGGGTTATCGGGTCTGACGGAG gtGATCAAGAGGAACAAGCGGGAACGGGATGAAGACTGCCTGCGACATACTGAACTCTTTGACAGCCACATGCTGTGGTTCCTCATGCACCACCTGCGCCAGCGGAGACATCGGCAG CGGCGAAGGGAGCCCATCTCTGCGCCGGAGGATGAATCTGACGATACGTCAAGTTCCTCGGAAACATCGGACGAGGAGGAGGACGGACCCGACCGGGTCCAATGTATGCCCTCCTGA